Proteins from a genomic interval of Leeia speluncae:
- a CDS encoding DUF4350 domain-containing protein, whose protein sequence is MKKIGLVFLVTLMGLSGFWITQHLVWQTHYEKERAHPEVARNSRYAATKLLIKRNRSVIEANDRAAIQHLPQKAVLFLDDGWGYLLEDKDQYQLLNWIRNGGHLILPINYSGAKLYQHLGVEQQTTPASKRNERPNSIEREKYQCLASALIINDAAIGQEIWISDQYGNPVPLSKVGKKEARWLIDQPYGKGFVTTLAFETWIFSNDDIGDFDHAILLNRLATLHYAQAPVIFNTALDDPSLFGWMVKNTPLVLASIFLCLLMWLWYVIPRFGTIKSGEETVRRSLQEHLLATGFYLWKVKSFQPMHQAVTDRVNAKIQRKYPDFFYLPTEKKWAYLASKTGIASEQIQTAFETLPHNKKTLIRSMTLLQQVYRSL, encoded by the coding sequence ATGAAAAAGATCGGCTTAGTCTTTCTTGTCACACTAATGGGCTTAAGCGGCTTTTGGATAACCCAACATTTGGTTTGGCAAACACACTATGAAAAAGAGCGGGCGCATCCCGAGGTAGCGAGAAACTCCCGCTATGCAGCCACCAAGCTACTGATAAAAAGAAATCGTAGCGTCATTGAAGCAAATGATAGAGCGGCGATACAGCATTTACCACAAAAGGCGGTGTTGTTTTTAGATGATGGATGGGGATATTTACTCGAGGATAAAGACCAATACCAATTATTAAATTGGATTCGCAACGGTGGGCACCTCATACTTCCCATCAACTACTCAGGCGCCAAACTTTATCAACATTTGGGCGTAGAGCAGCAAACTACACCCGCATCAAAAAGAAATGAACGACCAAACAGTATAGAGAGAGAGAAATATCAGTGCTTGGCATCAGCCCTGATCATCAATGATGCAGCTATTGGTCAAGAAATTTGGATATCAGATCAATACGGAAATCCTGTTCCACTTTCCAAGGTGGGCAAGAAAGAGGCTCGATGGTTGATCGATCAGCCATATGGCAAAGGCTTTGTCACCACTTTAGCTTTTGAAACATGGATATTTTCAAATGACGACATCGGTGATTTTGACCATGCCATTTTGCTCAATCGACTAGCAACGCTTCACTACGCACAAGCGCCGGTAATATTTAATACGGCCTTAGATGACCCATCTCTATTTGGTTGGATGGTTAAAAATACACCGCTAGTGTTAGCCAGTATTTTCCTTTGCCTCTTGATGTGGCTTTGGTATGTCATCCCTCGTTTTGGCACGATCAAATCCGGTGAAGAAACGGTTCGTCGCAGCCTGCAAGAACACTTATTGGCCACGGGTTTTTACCTATGGAAAGTCAAGTCATTTCAGCCCATGCATCAAGCCGTCACTGATCGAGTCAATGCCAAAATCCAGCGAAAATACCCCGATTTCTTTTACCTTCCAACAGAGAAGAAATGGGCATATTTAGCTAGCAAAACCGGTATCGCATCAGAACAAATTCAAACCGCTTTTGAAACGTTGCCACACAACAAGAAAACATTGATACGCAGCATGACCTTGCTACAACAAGTCTATCGATCGCTATAA
- a CDS encoding AAA family ATPase, with product MNTPANTNDTSSDKLTQAKQIVDAMKSQIGQAVIGQETIIEETLICLLAGGHVLLEGVPGLGKTLLVKALAKTFQGDFRRIQFTPDLMPADVTGHTLFDPATSQFTTRKGPIFTNLLLADEINRAPAKTQSALLEVMQEQQVTIEGQTHALSAPFMVLATQNPLEQEGTYPLPEAQLDRFLLKVIIDYPTEAEEIKLLAQVTKSAANSQLETASVASVIPAKAIQSLQQLTASLTVDEKVVEYATRIIRATRNHPGISVGAGPRGGIALIRCAKAAALLAGRDFVLPDDIKHIALPALRHRIALTPELEIEGQTNDSVLIALLGQIAAPRL from the coding sequence ATGAATACACCCGCCAATACAAACGACACATCTTCAGACAAGTTGACGCAAGCCAAGCAAATTGTTGATGCGATGAAGAGCCAAATTGGGCAAGCGGTCATTGGTCAAGAGACGATCATTGAAGAAACCCTCATTTGTTTACTTGCCGGTGGGCATGTTTTACTAGAAGGTGTTCCTGGATTAGGAAAAACACTCTTAGTCAAAGCGTTGGCAAAAACCTTCCAAGGGGATTTCCGTCGCATTCAATTTACACCAGACCTAATGCCCGCAGACGTGACAGGACACACCTTATTTGATCCGGCAACGAGCCAATTCACCACAAGAAAAGGCCCCATCTTTACTAACTTATTGTTAGCAGATGAAATCAACCGCGCACCGGCAAAAACACAATCAGCATTGCTTGAAGTCATGCAAGAACAACAAGTGACGATTGAAGGCCAAACTCACGCGCTTTCGGCACCATTTATGGTACTTGCCACACAAAACCCATTAGAACAAGAAGGAACCTACCCCCTACCGGAAGCACAACTAGATCGCTTCTTGTTAAAAGTTATCATTGATTACCCAACAGAAGCAGAGGAAATTAAACTGCTCGCACAGGTCACCAAATCGGCGGCAAATAGCCAATTAGAAACAGCTAGTGTGGCGAGCGTTATTCCCGCAAAAGCGATTCAATCACTCCAGCAATTAACAGCCAGCTTAACCGTTGATGAAAAAGTAGTGGAATACGCCACCCGGATTATCAGAGCAACCAGAAATCACCCTGGCATTTCAGTTGGTGCAGGGCCGCGCGGTGGGATTGCCTTAATTCGCTGCGCGAAAGCAGCCGCACTCCTCGCCGGCAGAGACTTTGTCTTGCCCGATGATATTAAGCACATTGCCCTTCCTGCCTTACGACATCGCATTGCATTAACCCCTGAATTAGAAATTGAAGGACAAACAAACGATAGCGTGCTGATCGCCCTACTCGGACAAATCGCAGCACCAAGGCTATAA
- a CDS encoding DUF58 domain-containing protein has protein sequence MQTPSRRLLAMFAGLSLLSVVCSIWTTFSIVWWSVVSILLTASIIDAALLFRLGKHFNIQREVPHSLALGIAQEISLHVSHQYQQTIRCEFIDSIPEGFESDITSERRQLRLLPGQHGTVTYIATPVVRGRHQFEPCDLRLFSPLGFWSRQFRAGDTTKIHVYPNFAAIVKYHLLATDHRLGQLGILVRQRRGEGLDFRQLREYREGDSRRQIDWKASSRMRKLISREYQDEKDQQVVFLLDCGRRMQAQDGHLSHFDHTLNAMLLLSYVALRQGDAVGLSTFATQDIRYLAPKKSDKTVNLILNQVFDLQPSLQTSDYYQAAIDLTLKLKKRALIVILSNLRDEDDVTLLPALQLLQKKHLVIFASLQESSLLQQITSPIHTDKEAIQFAANCDFLNKREQLLRKLNANRTLAIETPPEKLAIELVNQYLDLKMKAKI, from the coding sequence ATGCAGACTCCTAGTCGTCGTTTACTCGCTATGTTTGCTGGGCTCTCACTACTCTCCGTCGTATGTAGTATTTGGACTACGTTCAGCATCGTCTGGTGGAGTGTTGTGAGTATCCTACTAACAGCTTCCATCATTGATGCGGCTCTTCTTTTCCGACTAGGAAAGCACTTCAACATCCAGCGGGAAGTCCCACATTCACTTGCCCTAGGTATTGCACAAGAAATCTCACTTCATGTCTCTCATCAATACCAGCAAACCATTCGCTGTGAATTCATTGACTCAATCCCTGAAGGATTTGAGTCGGATATCACCAGTGAGCGCCGTCAGCTTCGCCTCCTCCCGGGGCAACACGGAACGGTAACTTATATAGCCACCCCAGTCGTACGAGGCCGCCATCAGTTTGAGCCTTGTGACTTAAGACTATTTTCACCCTTAGGGTTCTGGTCGCGCCAGTTTCGAGCGGGTGATACGACGAAGATCCATGTGTATCCAAACTTTGCCGCCATCGTCAAATATCACTTATTAGCCACTGATCATCGTCTCGGACAATTAGGTATTTTGGTACGGCAGCGCAGAGGGGAAGGCTTAGATTTTCGTCAGTTGAGAGAGTATCGAGAGGGAGATTCTAGGAGGCAAATCGACTGGAAAGCGAGCAGCCGGATGCGTAAACTAATCTCCAGAGAATATCAGGACGAAAAAGACCAGCAAGTAGTTTTTTTGTTAGATTGCGGAAGACGAATGCAGGCACAAGATGGTCATCTCAGCCACTTTGATCACACACTCAATGCCATGCTGCTACTGAGCTATGTCGCACTTAGACAAGGCGATGCGGTCGGTCTTAGCACGTTTGCCACACAAGACATCCGATATTTGGCCCCAAAGAAGTCCGACAAAACGGTTAACCTAATTCTTAACCAAGTATTTGATTTACAGCCCAGTCTTCAAACATCAGATTATTATCAAGCAGCGATTGATCTCACACTAAAGCTAAAAAAACGTGCGCTCATCGTTATCTTAAGTAACTTGCGTGACGAGGATGATGTAACCCTATTGCCTGCACTACAGTTATTACAGAAAAAGCATTTAGTAATTTTTGCCAGCTTGCAAGAAAGCAGCTTACTTCAACAAATTACTTCACCTATTCATACCGACAAAGAGGCGATTCAATTTGCCGCAAATTGTGATTTTCTAAATAAGCGTGAACAGCTACTAAGAAAACTCAATGCCAATCGGACATTGGCTATTGAGACACCACCTGAAAAATTGGCGATTGAATTGGTTAACCAATATTTAGATCTGAAGATGAAAGCAAAAATCTAA
- a CDS encoding 6-pyruvoyl trahydropterin synthase family protein yields the protein MLIRKKFGFESAHIVRNCSSDRCRRSIHGHSYKVEVLLEANAFDNGQMVYDFGLMKGTIRDVIDAFDHAVTFWDSDHEDYIELCKQFSARWISLPVSPSAEQFSRVFFVIIDALLKQTIMQNGEHDVVLHSVIAHETETGYAQCFRADAYNPRMGELKLEDIVFSDQVRAEWMDPDMYERLKRGESFTNPEVTMQVHTREDD from the coding sequence ATGTTAATCCGTAAAAAATTTGGATTTGAAAGTGCACACATTGTCCGTAACTGTTCTAGCGATCGTTGCCGTCGATCGATTCATGGACACAGTTACAAAGTTGAAGTGCTACTAGAAGCCAATGCGTTTGATAACGGCCAAATGGTGTATGACTTTGGTTTGATGAAAGGGACGATCCGCGATGTGATTGATGCGTTTGATCATGCGGTGACCTTCTGGGATAGCGATCACGAAGACTATATCGAGCTATGTAAACAGTTTTCTGCGCGTTGGATTAGCCTACCGGTGTCGCCAAGTGCAGAACAATTTAGCCGCGTCTTCTTTGTCATTATCGATGCTTTGTTAAAGCAAACCATCATGCAAAATGGTGAGCATGATGTGGTATTGCATTCTGTTATCGCCCACGAAACCGAAACCGGCTATGCACAATGCTTCCGCGCAGATGCTTATAATCCACGCATGGGTGAACTGAAGTTAGAAGACATCGTTTTTTCTGATCAAGTGCGAGCAGAATGGATGGATCCTGACATGTACGAGCGCTTAAAGCGTGGCGAATCGTTTACCAACCCAGAAGTGACGATGCAGGTGCATACGCGTGAGGATGACTAA